The Methanosarcina barkeri MS DNA window GATGGAAAGCAAGAGCCAGTACATTTCCCTGCTCTGCAGCAATAATCAGGTCATCAAGCCTGGAAAGCACACGAACCTCAGGCCCGCAGCTTACGATTCCGGGAGCCCTTATAAACACGCCGGTAAAAGGAGATTCAAGGATCTCGACATCAAGTTCGGCTTCAAAAGAATCCCTCTGCCTTCCGAATGCGTTTCTGTTGACCTTTGTATCCATAATTCCGAGCAATTCCTGGCTGGTTTTCTCAACCTGCTCGTCGCCTTCCTTTGAAAGCACAATCAAACCTGCACAGGTTCCAAGAATTGGAACTCCTCTTGCAGCTGCATCCTTAATTTCTTCTGCAATCCCCTCGCGGGCAAGCAACCTGCAAAGTGTGGTACTCTCCCCACCAGGAATCACAATTCCGCCGCACTCCGGGATAACACTCTTATGCTTTACTGCAACTACCTCTGCATCTATTCCTCTTTCCTTGAGGGCTTTCCTCAAAGCATCAATATGCTCAGAAACCGCTCCTTGAATAGCGATTACACCTATCTTCATGAAAAACACCATTTTACAGAATTAATTAAAATTAATTTATTATTTGTTAATCCGAAAATAAAAAATTGAATTGATTTATTCTTACAGGCCCGTAAGAAATAATCCATTTTTAAAAATTAAATTTTTAGCTCGCCTGAACGAAGTTAAATGCCAATTCTTCTAAAATTCCCGCTCAAGCGAGTTAAAAAGTAATCTAATTGTTCATAAATTATTCCGCTTGAGGGAGCGTAGCGACCGAAAAGGAGGCGTGCTGTTGCGATTACATCGCAACTTCCAGAAAACCTATGATTTTCTGTGCTCCCGAAGCGCAATTTGAGGTTACCAACCGCGCTCCTGAAGGGCTTCCTTTTCAGGGATCGTGTCTGCGCTGATGCCTTTCATGCCTGCACCCACGCCTTTTGAGATTTCTGCAAGCTTTGCAGGGTTGTCAAAGTTGTTTACGGCTTCAACAACGGCTTTTGCCATTTTCTCAGGGTTTTCGGCTTTGAAAATACCTGAACCTACAAAGACCCCGTCTGCACCAAGGCGCATCATGAGAGCGGCATCCGCAGGGGTTGCAACTCCGCCGGCTGCAAAGTTTACCACAGGCAGGCGCTGCATTTTTGAAGTTTCGACTACAAGTTCAATCGGAGCTTCAATTTCCCTTGAAACCATAATCAGCTCTTCTTTAGTCTTCCCGGCAAGGGCACGGATTTCGCCTTGAATCTGCTTCATGTGCTTAACTGCCTGGCTGACATCTCCGGTTCCAGCCTCTCCTTTAGTTCGGATCATGGCTGCCCCTTCGTTAATTCTCCTAAGAGCTTCTCCAAGGTTTCTGGCTCCACAGACAAAAGGCACGGTGAACTGCGTTTTGTCTATGTGGAAGTAGGGGTCGGCAGGAGTCAGGACTTCGGATTCGTCCACCATGTCAACACCCAGAGCTTCTAAAATTTCAGCTTCAACAAAGTGCCCGATCCTGGCTTTTGCCATTACAGGAATTGTAACCGTATCAATAATCTGCTGGACAATCTCAGGGTCAGCCATCCGGGCAACCCCACCCGCTTTCCTTATATCTGCAGGAACAGCCTGGAGGGCCATAACAGCAACTGCTCCGGCTTCTTCTGCGATCCTGGCCTGTTCCGGGTTTGTAACATCCATGATTACACCCCCTTTCTGCATTCTTGCAAAGCCCCTTTTGATAAGTTCGGTCCCGTGTCTTAATTTTTCAAAGTCCATGAATGTCATCCTCTCTGTCTTGATGTGATTATAAGATTCTATGCCGTGGGTAACCCTTTACATGATGAAATAACTCTTGGGTCTTTTCCACTGATTGCAACCGATAGGTTGCGGTTTTCAGTTAGTTATTTCTTCAGTGAATTGTGAATACGCTCAATAGTCAAAAGCATTATTTAAGTTATTCCTTATGAATAAATACAAAGTAAATCATATATAATAACTTAATATTTTTTCCGTTAACAATCAACATTTCTTATATTTGTAATGTTTATTTTACTTATTTAGACAATGTATTACAGAGCTTTAATGCGATTTATTATTCTTTCACTATATGCTTGCCTGAGGTTAATTAGCACTATTTCTGTTTTCATATAATATATATGATCTCCTTCAGGTTCTTAGATATATAGTTTTCCGGGGATATAAGGAAGAAGAACTTGAAAAACACTCAAATAAGTCCCTGCACAAACCCATCTGATTTCGTTTAATTCTAAAGGTTTCAGCCAGGTCTTGACAGGAACACTACATGAGAATATAGTTATAAAATATATCAAGTCCATTAAATAAGGACTATTTTTTCAGGGTATAGCTTCTGTGTTTACACTTTTAAAAGGGCTGGTAAATCCAACCCTTATAGATTTTTAAGAAATTTGTCGGGTTTTTTAAATTGAATTTCTACCCATTTAGTTCTTTTTTAATAAATTACCATTCATCTAGTTCTTTTTTAATAAATTATTACTCATCTAGTTCTTTTTTAATAAATTACCATTCATCTAGTTTTTTTAATAAATTATTACTCATCTAGTTCTTTTTTAATAAATTATTACTCATCTAGTTCTTTTTTAATGAACTTTTACTCCATTCCGTGCCCTGGCTGCTTGAGAGCTCCTTTTCGGTTGCTTAAGAGTTCCTTTTCAGTTCTATACAGGTTGAGCTTTGTGCAGACAACTACGGACACCCAGATTGTAGATGCGGGTATGAAAGCTTTCAAGAACTCGATGAATTTGAGACTGAAATAGGCTACGGTTTCGATATTATCGAACCCTAAATCAAGAATAAAGCTGGAGATTCCGAATAGCAGAAGCGCAATAAATATCCTCAAAACTCTCTGCTCGACACTTCCCGCATCATCAGGGAGTCCTCTGCGTATAATCAAAACGTATGCCGCATTCGTGCCAAGGAAAAAACCCGCTGCTTCTGCACTTATCATAGATGAAGTTATAAGAACAAGAGGGATAACAAACAGGACGAAGTACAAAATAAGGTTCTTGCTCTTGAGTGCAAGTTCGAAATTATCTTTCTTGAAAAAATCATCTTTCAGGGGGCTTTTGAGAAAGAGGACAAAAGCAGTAAGGAAAAATAAACCTATAATAGCTCCTCCCAGAATATCCCCCAGAAAATGCCTTCCCAGGTACATTCTCGATAAGGCTACAAGCAATACCATAAAAGGAGCCATCATTTTGATTTTCCGGCTGTTGAAAATCGTGGAACTTCCTCCCCAGAGTGCGGTCGTAATTGCAACATGCCCTGAAGGGAAACCAAAAGGCGAAGGGGAAAGTGCTTCTTGAAGGCGGAAGGTTTCAAGAACTTTTTTATCGGGAAGTTCGAACACATCATCAGGTCCACTTCCGTTGAAAGGGGATGTACTTTTCACTCCATATTCAAGGTTAAGTACTCTGTTGTCTACATAATCCGGCCTCGGAAAGGCAATTATTGTCTTAATGATTTCGGTAATCAGCCCTGTCCAGATTAAGAGCTGGAACAGAAGAAAACCTTTCCGGAAATTAACCCCGAAAGTTACGATAACTACTATGGCAACCAAAAAAGCCGATGATCCCATTGAAGTTATCAGAATCATGAGGGATGTAAGCCAATCGTTTCCAAGGGATTGCAGATAGAGTATAGGTTCAGTCTGGAACAAAGCTCTGACTCCTGATTAAATGTTTGCCTGCAGATATACTCAGTTTTATCCAAAAAGTCCCTGGTTAAACTGGATATCTAGAATAAGTAAAAAATTTAAATCTATTTCGTATTATTGAGTTTATAACAATGTATTCTGGAGAACTATTTTAAATTTGTATTGTTTTGTACCTGTGCATAGCGGGGATTCTCTTAAGGGTCGGACAATATTTTGGCTCTTCGTTATTTTGTGTGGGTCTCTCATAGCATCCCCATAAAAATCAATGTGGTCTTGAATTGAAAATTACCTTAGACATAGAGAATGGTGAAGAGCCATTATTTTTAAGTTTACTGAGTAAAATTACTCTTGTTAAATTACTGTTTTATCTTTATGGACTTGGGAGTTCTAGCTTAAAGTTACTTATAGAGAACATCTTCTCAGGGCACCTTTCTTCGCATCTTCTGCAGGCAGTGCCAAGACATCTTGCAGTATTGATCCTGAAACTTTCGCATTCTCTAGAAAGGGCCTCTTCCGGGCATCCTTTCACACAGGTGTCACAACCACTGCACTTGATGGTAGCGGTAAAATCCAGTTTAGATTCCATGATCTCCAGGCACTTTCCAAGTTCGTGAATATCTCTTTCGTACTTTCTTTCAATAATGCATTCCGGAAGTTCATTTGGGATAGGCTGGATACCGGATCTTTCAAGATTTGCGTTATACTTCTCAAGTGGCATACCTTCATTCCATAGGGCTATTTCCTGGACATAGATGGCTGCAAAAGTGGGGGACGAGGCAAACATTATATGATTAGCAAGGATAGATTTTTTCATTTCATTTAGGTATGAAAGATAGTCGGGATTAAGGGCAAGGTCTTTTGCGAGTTCCAGGGAAGTATTTCCGCACTGTATAATCCGCTTAGGGGTTGCAGGCACAATGCCTGTAAAGCGGGCTTTTATAGGGTCTACATACGTTCCGCTTGCTCCGCACATGTACATTGTTTCCAGATCTTCGTATGCTATTCCTGCCTCGTGCATCAGGGTCAGGTGACCTGCTCTCAGGGCTCCGAAGGCTTTTCCAGCTTCTACTACATCTTCCTCTGTAAACGTAATTCCTTTTCCCAGCCTAATTATATCGCCTTCAATATGAGGAGGCTTTATTATACCAGTTATAAGCCCTGCATACATAAGAGAAATCACTCCCGTGCCTGTAATTCCCTTAGCAGGGTATCCGGTGGATTTGAAAGTCCTGCTGCGCAGGTTGATTCTTGGTCCTTCTACCAGCCTGAGTTTTTCGTCAAGGACAAGCGCTTGCCAGCCTCCGGAAAGCCTTAAATCGGCAATAGCTCCAGGTGTCGCCAGCATTCCTTTGCTAATCTGCTGTCCTTCTATGGCAGGGCCTGCAGCAGCCGATCCTGTGTATATTCTGTTACCTACCTTCAGGGCCATTTCAGCGTTTGTCCCGTAATCCGTAACCATACATGTTTTGGAAGTATCCAGAAATCCGGTTTTTATCATCATGGCAAGGGCATCGGCTCCGATTTCATGTCTTATCGAAGGTGGGATGATCACATCAACATCTGCATAGAGTCCAATTTTATTTCCTGAGGTGACGTGCCCATCCCTTTTCGGCGGCTTTACATGTATTTTTTCGAGGGCGTTTTTTCCTGCAAATGCAAGATCCCGGATCTCTATTCCTTCGAATATAGACAACTGAATTGGATTTCCACAAACAGCTATACGTTTGAGATTTGTTGGTTTAAGGTCATTTATCAGAGAGGTTACGGCTGAGACAAGAATTTCGTGGGCTATCTCCTGCCCATAGCTAATCGCAAAGTCCAGATGGTCAACAACGTTTGCACCCGGAAGCGGGTTTCTGGACAAAATTGCAGTCCTGAGGACAGAAGAGTCCGTAAGGTTCAAGAGTTGGGCTCTAATTCCACTGGTACCTATATCGATATTTATTGCCTGATCCATTTTGATCCCTGGATTTCGTCAAGGTTTTGCTCATTCTTTCTAAGTTTTATTCATCGCATGTTCCTGTTTTTACAGATTTTATCTTTTCTTTCTGATTTTTATTATCTATTTCTGGTTTTTATTGTCTATTTCTAATCTTTATTATCTTATTCTGATCTTTATTGTCTCTGTCTGATCTTTATTCATTTTACAGAAATTGTTTTCCATATTTTAAAATTCACTAAATGAAAGAGAGATAAATCTCGAACACAAAAAATAAAAAAACAGGAAGAAAAGTAGAATCAATAAAGTTCGTTGCGGGCTTCTTCCCAGCTCTTTCCTTCACATATCTCCTTTGCGATTTTTACCGCATCAAGTGGTGTTCTTCCATATACCGAGTTCCCAAAGGTATCAACGAAACGCCTGTCCACAGCAGCCCCTCCGCAGGCCAGAGGGACCCCCTCGGGTTCCAGAGCATTTGCGAGGGCTTTGAGGCCTCCTTTGGTTGTGCTCATAAGGGTTGTTCCGGTGACAAGATTAGCTTTTGTTGACTTTACGGCTTCGACAGCTGCTTCCACAGTTACATCTCTTCCAAGGTCGATTACTTCGAAGCCATTTGCTCTGAGAATAGCGGCTACAATATTCTTTCCTATATCATGCAGGTCTCCTACAATAACAAGGGATACCACTTTTCCCTGAGATGGGACTTCTCCTTTCTTTTTCTGGCAGAGTTCAACTCCTTTCATAAGAGCTTCGTTTGCCAGCAAGATTTCCGGCACATAGCTCTCCCCAATATCGTAAAGCTCACACACGGTCTGGATTCCGGGCATAAGGGCGTTCAAAACCAAATCTGTAGGATCTTTTCCTTTTTCAAGTAAGGCAGATATGAGTTTTACTGTTTCTGCATTATTTCCTTCTATCACAGCTTCTGCTACGGATGCGTATTCGGGATCTTTCGGTCTGTTCTGATTCTTTATCTGGTCGACAGTAGTTACTTCTTTATTTCCGTCTTCAAGATCTACCCCAAGGCCGATCATGATCCCTTCGTCAATGAGTCTTTTAAATTTTGCAGGCTCTTTTTCTTTCATCTCTAAAATATTCTGAACTGCAAGGTCAATGTGCCTGATCATTTCTGCATCCCTCCCAGGACATTTTCCTTCATGTTTCT harbors:
- a CDS encoding corrinoid protein, which gives rise to MIRHIDLAVQNILEMKEKEPAKFKRLIDEGIMIGLGVDLEDGNKEVTTVDQIKNQNRPKDPEYASVAEAVIEGNNAETVKLISALLEKGKDPTDLVLNALMPGIQTVCELYDIGESYVPEILLANEALMKGVELCQKKKGEVPSQGKVVSLVIVGDLHDIGKNIVAAILRANGFEVIDLGRDVTVEAAVEAVKSTKANLVTGTTLMSTTKGGLKALANALEPEGVPLACGGAAVDRRFVDTFGNSVYGRTPLDAVKIAKEICEGKSWEEARNELY
- a CDS encoding methylamine methyltransferase corrinoid protein reductive activase, which translates into the protein MDQAINIDIGTSGIRAQLLNLTDSSVLRTAILSRNPLPGANVVDHLDFAISYGQEIAHEILVSAVTSLINDLKPTNLKRIAVCGNPIQLSIFEGIEIRDLAFAGKNALEKIHVKPPKRDGHVTSGNKIGLYADVDVIIPPSIRHEIGADALAMMIKTGFLDTSKTCMVTDYGTNAEMALKVGNRIYTGSAAAGPAIEGQQISKGMLATPGAIADLRLSGGWQALVLDEKLRLVEGPRINLRSRTFKSTGYPAKGITGTGVISLMYAGLITGIIKPPHIEGDIIRLGKGITFTEEDVVEAGKAFGALRAGHLTLMHEAGIAYEDLETMYMCGASGTYVDPIKARFTGIVPATPKRIIQCGNTSLELAKDLALNPDYLSYLNEMKKSILANHIMFASSPTFAAIYVQEIALWNEGMPLEKYNANLERSGIQPIPNELPECIIERKYERDIHELGKCLEIMESKLDFTATIKCSGCDTCVKGCPEEALSRECESFRINTARCLGTACRRCEERCPEKMFSISNFKLELPSP
- a CDS encoding phosphatase PAP2 family protein, translating into MFQTEPILYLQSLGNDWLTSLMILITSMGSSAFLVAIVVIVTFGVNFRKGFLLFQLLIWTGLITEIIKTIIAFPRPDYVDNRVLNLEYGVKSTSPFNGSGPDDVFELPDKKVLETFRLQEALSPSPFGFPSGHVAITTALWGGSSTIFNSRKIKMMAPFMVLLVALSRMYLGRHFLGDILGGAIIGLFFLTAFVLFLKSPLKDDFFKKDNFELALKSKNLILYFVLFVIPLVLITSSMISAEAAGFFLGTNAAYVLIIRRGLPDDAGSVEQRVLRIFIALLLFGISSFILDLGFDNIETVAYFSLKFIEFLKAFIPASTIWVSVVVCTKLNLYRTEKELLSNRKGALKQPGHGME
- the pdxT gene encoding pyridoxal 5'-phosphate synthase glutaminase subunit PdxT, with product MKIGVIAIQGAVSEHIDALRKALKERGIDAEVVAVKHKSVIPECGGIVIPGGESTTLCRLLAREGIAEEIKDAAARGVPILGTCAGLIVLSKEGDEQVEKTSQELLGIMDTKVNRNAFGRQRDSFEAELDVEILESPFTGVFIRAPGIVSCGPEVRVLSRLDDLIIAAEQGNVLALAFHPELTEDLRIHQYFLDKIFKNA
- the pdxS gene encoding pyridoxal 5'-phosphate synthase lyase subunit PdxS is translated as MDFEKLRHGTELIKRGFARMQKGGVIMDVTNPEQARIAEEAGAVAVMALQAVPADIRKAGGVARMADPEIVQQIIDTVTIPVMAKARIGHFVEAEILEALGVDMVDESEVLTPADPYFHIDKTQFTVPFVCGARNLGEALRRINEGAAMIRTKGEAGTGDVSQAVKHMKQIQGEIRALAGKTKEELIMVSREIEAPIELVVETSKMQRLPVVNFAAGGVATPADAALMMRLGADGVFVGSGIFKAENPEKMAKAVVEAVNNFDNPAKLAEISKGVGAGMKGISADTIPEKEALQERGW